A genomic segment from Daphnia carinata strain CSIRO-1 chromosome 1, CSIRO_AGI_Dcar_HiC_V3, whole genome shotgun sequence encodes:
- the LOC130691449 gene encoding tachykinin-like peptides receptor 86C, whose protein sequence is MINDDDEDAPLEDVFDSNEGWRTTDIPVGRLFSFYVRNTTSYVANKYYTNIAENQQLDVIGPEEYADGGYPSSKSVSIPPEVEWPRDAEEDFFMADVAGFNGSFSNTNFSYPGNMTLHREGNFSSPYMMPWPQRTSWIAVFTLLVVVAAVGNSLVVWIVLAHKRMKTVTNYFLVNLSLADLTMTLFNCIFNFTFMLNNHWPFGGFYCTVNNFVANVTVAASVFTLVAISFDRYIAIVYPLRPRMSKSTARIAISLIWCASCVLAIPCLLYSQTISHSYRGGEIRIVCIIVWPDGVPSVSQQDFIYNIVFTVSTYLIPVIVMGACYSRMGYVLWRGKSIGEQNQRQAESIQSKHKVVRMFMVVVTLFVVCWLPYHGYFVYQFIDDQVISYKHVQHIFLSFYWLAMSNTMINPLVYYYMNTRFREHFRSALCCRARPSALNSTASTAGSAIIITRAGQRSTPILRNDRADFVTGPRQPRQVLNQRQFITSAVIRHNGRDVIPLSEVSYTAAENTHLIQRQDNSEGERLNSCGTLEKSSLLLDSPQQQRILVSSDTSISNGTAAWISSQGHLVTVWTSSSATPLSTAARDDGNQHSMNLINARMHIRRNPSTDVCADASKIHQTIAETIT, encoded by the exons ATGATTAACGACGATGACGAAGATGCTCCGCTTGAAGACGTGTTCGATTCGAACGAAGGTTGGCGAACGACGGACATTCCAGTGGGTCGATTATTCTCTTTTTACGTTCGAAACACAACCAGTTACGTGGCCAACAAGTATTATACTAATATTGCGGAGAATCAGCAACTTGATGTTATCGGCCCTGAAGAGTACGCCGATGGGGGTTACCCTTCTTCGAAATCTGTCAGCATTCCGCCCGAAGTCGAATGGCCCAGGGATGCGGAAGAAGATTTCTTTATGGCAGATGTAGCCGGATTCAACGGAAGCTTTAGCAATACAAACTTCAGTTATCCCGGAAACATGACGTTACATCGCGAAGGCAATTTTTCATCGCCTTATATGATGCCCTGGCCACAGAGGACATCCTGGATCGCCGTCTTTACGTTGTTAGTAGTTGTGGCTGCCGTGGGCAATTCACTCGTCGTCTGGATTGTTTTAG CCCATAAAAGGATGAAAACTGTAACAAACTACTTTCTG GTAAATCTCAGCCTGGCCGATTTAACAATGACGCTCTTCAATTGCATCTTCAACTTTACCTTCATGTTAAATAA TCACTGGCCTTTTGGCGGATTCTATTGCACCGTCAACAACTTCGTCGCCAATGTCACCGTGGCGGCTAGTGTTTTCACTTTGGTGGCTATCTCATTTGACCG CTACATTGCAATCGTCTACCCACTACGACCGAGGATGAGCAAGAGCACTGCTCGCATCGCCATCAGCCTCATTTGGTGCGCCAGTTGCGTCCTGGCCATCCCTTGCCTTCTCTACTCTCAGACAATTTCTCACAG TTATCGAGGTGGTGAAATTCGAATCGTTTGCATCATCGTTTGGCCTGACGGTGTTCCCTCGGTTTCCCAACAAGATTTCAT ATACAATATCGTTTTCACGGTGTCCACTTACCTCATACCAGTGATTGTAATGGGTGCCTGTTATTCACGCATGGGCTACGTCTTATGGCGGGGTAAAAGCATTGGCGAACAGAATCAACGTCAAGCAGAGTCTATCCAATCGAAACACAAG GTTGTGCGAATGTTCATGGTCGTGGTAACGCTATTCGTCGTCTGCTGGTTACCTTATCATGGCTACTTCGTATACCAATTCATCGACGACCAAGTCATTTCCTACAAGCACGTCCAACAcatctttctttcattctaCTGGCTGGCGATGAGTAACACCATGATCAATCCTCTCGTCTATTACTACATGAACACCAG ATTTCGTGAACACTTTAGATCGGCTTTGTGCTGCCGGGCACGCCCTTCAGCGCTCAATTCTACGGCGTCTACGGCCGGATCAGCCATCATCATTACAAGAGCCGGCCAGAGATCAACTCCAATTTTGCGCAACGACCGGGCCGACTTTGTGACAG GTCCGCGACAGCCGCGACAAGTCCTCAATCAACGACAGTTCATCACTTCGGCCGTCATTCGGCACAATGGAAGGGACGTGATTCCTTTATCGGAAGTCTCGTACACGGCGGCAGAAAACACGCACTTGATTCAGCGGCAGGATAACTCGGAAGGCGAGCGTCTCAACTCTTGTGGGACTCTCGAGAAATCAAGTTTGCTGCTCGATTCGCCTCAGCAGCAACGTATTTTGGTTTCTAGTGACACATCAATAAGCAACGGCACAGCGGCGTGGATCTCAAGTCAAGGACATCTTGTAACCGTATGGACTTCTTCATCAGCGACACCGTTATCGACCGCAGCTCGAGACGATGGCAACCAACATTCGATGAACCTCATCAATGCTCGGATGCACATTAGACGGAATCCCTCCACTGACGTGTGCGCCGATGCGAGTAAAATCCACCAAACCATCGCCGAAACCATAACCTAA